The Atribacteraceae bacterium nucleotide sequence AATTGAGCCGGCGCCGAGTAGGCCACATACCTCTTCTGCTTGCGCTGCAATGACCATCAATATAACCAGGCAATACCGGACATCGAGTGTGGCACCTTAAACCGGTCATCAAATTTCCGCATGATCGTCTTCATCTTCCGAAGTGGCGCCAAGGACATCATTGATGACACTGCTGGCCCGCTCCGCCTGGTCTTCGGGAACCAGAATTTCGAGCGGGCCTGCATCTCCAAAAAATGCCTCTCCACCATAAGGCTCTGTCGACGGTCTAAGGAGGACCAAAACTCCCTCGGCCTCAAGGTGCCCCTTGATCAGTTCCGCTTCCATCCGGTGTGAAACCGTAATGATCGAACGGTATTTCATAAATTCAACCCCCTGTAAAATTCCATCGAAGAAAGGGCATTCCCTCTCAGGTTCATCTTATTATACCTTTGATTTTGCTGCAAAAACTCATTTCAGCGAGGCCCCGTTGCCATCAGCCCCACCTCATCTGGCATTTTCTGGCACGCATCAGACCACGTCCGGTTACAGTGCTGCTAAAAAGCCATCCTTGGCCTTTTTACTTCGAAAATGCGGTGATTTCGGCGGCTGATCTAGGCAGCTCAGGCCCGGGCTTCCTTCGTTGTTTTGCAGCAAAATTACTTATTACAGTGGAATCACCTTTTCATTTTTCATTAAACAGTAATGGACATCCTTGGAAAAGGTTCACAACACACCAACAATCTGTTGCCGAAAACCCTGCAAACCGGGTATGATTAATCATCGTTTATGGTTGGCCAGGAAGCATCACGGCCTCGGAAAAGGAGTTGATCCAAATGAATGAACAGGTCGGGGAGATTTTTCAGGAAAAGACCAAATACTCACGAACTTCAACGCGGCCGGCTATGCGTGCTCTTTCTTCTCCTCCCGGAACTTACAAGGTCTATCCTTCCCACCCGGTGGTCGAACTGCCCCCTCCCGGTTCTCCCGCTCAGAACTCCCTTGACACGGTTCTCAGAAAACGGATGAGCGTACGGGAATATCTTGACCGGCCCCTGTTCCTGGCCCAGGTGTCTTATCTGCTCTGGGCGACGAACGGACTGCTGCGCCAGTCGGGAGGGCATGGATTCCGTACCGTTCCTTCTGCCGGGGCGCTCTATCCCCTCGAGACCTATCTCGTCGCCAACCGGGTGGCCGATCTTCCCTCAGGAGTGTACCATTACTCGGTTCGGGAACACCGTTTGTCGGAAATTCGAAGGGGTGACTTCCGCCAGGCCCTCTCAAACGCGGGCCTGGGCCAGGAAATGCTCCGGCAAGCGGGAGCCGTTTTTATCTGGACGGCGGTCTTTGGACGGTCCCGCTGGAAATACGGGGAACGGGCCTACCGGTATGTGTATCTCGACGCCGGGCACAGCGCGCAGAACCTGGCCTTAGCCGCCTGCGCCCTCGACCTGGGAACCTGCCAGATAGGGGCGCTGTTCGACAGTGAGGTAAACGATCTGGTCGGGGTCGATGGACACGAGGAAAGCGTCCTGTATATGAGCACAGTCGGCTATCCGACGCACTGAGCAGGATCGCCGCATCCATGCCTGCTCGCGTTGACACATATATCCACTACTATGCGGTTTCGTGACCTGATCTGGGACTTCGATGGAACCCTCTTCGACACTTATCCGGCAATGAGCCGGGCGCTTCGCTATGCCTTGCAGCAATTGGGTCATGACTGCCCGCAGGAGGAGATAGCCAATCACCTGAAAATCACTCTCCAGCACGCGATCGAGAGCTACGCGAAGCGTTTGGCCATCCGGGCGGAAATCCTGCGCGACGCTTATGATAGACTCAAGAATCCACTCCAAATGGCACTGGCACAACCCTTCCCCGGAGCTGGAAAAATCTGTGCGGCAGTCGCCGGGGCGGGAGGGAGAAATTTCATTCTGACTCACAAGGAAAAAGCTCTCACCCAAATCCTTTTGGAAAATCACCGGATGGTGGGCCTGTTTACCGCTCTCGTATCCGGTGATGACGGGTTCCCCCGCAAGCCTTCACCGGAAGGGTTTCTCCATCTTGTCGCGCGATATGGCCTCACCCCCCGGACCACCCTGACCGTAGGCGACCGGGCAATCGATATCCAGGCGGCCCGGGCCGCCGGCCTGCCCACCTGTTATATCGGTACCATCGCGCCAGAAGACCTCCGGGTTGACTTCAGCGTGACAAACCTCACCGAACTGGCGGCGCTGCTCTTTTAATTGTATCCGATGCCGCCCAACACGTCTTCCCGGAAAAGTCCGTCCTGGTGGAAGAGTTCGCCGTCGGCGTATATCCTTCCACCGTCTCTCATGTCACAGAGCATGTCCCAATGGAGCGAGGAGCGGTTTTTCCCACCCGCCTCTATCATCGAGTCACCAACCGCCATATGGACCGTACCCCCGATTTTTTCGTCAAAAAGCATGTTTCGGGTGAAACGGGTGATGTTCTCGTTCGTCCCGATGGCAACTTCCCCGAAGAGCGCTGAACCGGCATCGGTCCCGAGGAGCGAGCGGAGGAGTTCCTCACCCTTTACCGCACCGGCCCGAACGATTTTCCCCTGCTTTACCTCGAGTTCAATCCCCTCGATTTCCCGTCCCTGAAAAATCCCGGGGAAATTGAACCGTATCATCCCCTCCACCCGGTCTTCCACCGGTGAGGTGAAAATTTCTCCATCGGGGAAATTGACCTTTCCACAGCAATTGATCCACCTCCGTCCCCCGATGCCCACCCGGATATCGGTCCCCGCACTCACGATATGCAGTTCGCTCTTCCTGTTGAGATATCTGACCCAGCGTTCCTGCTTCGCCGCCAGGTCTTTCCAGGCCGCCACCGGGTCAGGCTGGTCGAGCATCCCGGCAGTATAGACGAAGTCCTGGTATTCCTCAAGGCTCATCCCTGCTTCCTGCCCATCGGCATGGGTCGGGTACTGCGTTCCGCACCAGCGGATCCTCCCATTCCCCATCCGTTCGGAAAACATGCGCCGGGTTTCCGCATCGGCGCGCAGGGCTCGTCGGATCCGATCCGGTTCCAGATGCATCCGGGCCCGGGTATTCCATCCTCCCCAGGCGGACAGAAACACATCGGCATGCTCAATGACAGTGGAAAAAATCAGGTTCTTCTGATCCAACGCCTCTTCTGAAGCCTCCCGCAAGCGAGCCCGGAACACCGCCTCAAGAGAAACCACGGTCTCCACCACCGCACCGGCCCGGATCGCTCGCATCGCCACTTCCTCGATATACGGAATCGCCGCGTCCTCGGACATGATAAAGACCCGTTCTCCGGGCTTAACTTCCGTCGAGTAGGTCACCAGCACTTCGGCCAGTTTTCCCAAACGGGAATCACTCATTTCTTCCCCCCCCTTTTTTTTTAAAAAGTACATGATCGGTGAACAGTGAACCGTGATCGGTGGAATCGCAACTTCTCCGGGTGGTCAGGTCAGCGATATTTCATGTTCCGATGCCGGTAGCGGGCGCAAGGGTGACTCCAAAAGTTTTTCCCTCTCACCGCGGCCTCGCCCTGCTTCAAGCGGTCTATGCGCTGTCTCCGGTCGCCTGTCTTCTCTCATCAACCCACCTCACCACCGTCGAGCCAGGTACTTTACCACGTCACAGTAAAAAATTCGAGCCGGTGAGTTAAATCATGTAAAATATAAAAATAATTTTACTGCAAAAACTCATTTCAGCAAGGCCGCGTTGCCATCAGCCCCGCCTCATCTGGCATTTTCCCGCACGCATCAGACCACGTCCGGTTGCAGTAATGCTGAAAAGGCCGTCCTTGGCCTTTTTACTTCGAAAATGCGGTGATTGCGGCGGCTGATTCAGGCAACTCAGGCCCGGGCTTCCTTCGTTGTTTTGCAGCAAAATTACTTATGGCAGTGGAATCAAAGATCAAATCTCCCTACCTCCTTTTCGAAAGGGAGAGCAAGGGGGACGGTTTTCCGGGGAGAGGGAGTGGGTTGGAGGAAAGGCCTATCCAGGGAACTGTCCTCCCGGTGTCCAATATCGATCTCCCCAGACATAGCGGCTCTTTCCTGGTCGAAAGACCCCCGGTGGGGAGATGCCCGCCGATCGAGCTTGGGTCACCATCGTCCGGGAATCGTCAATCCTCCCCGAAACCGATGACGCCCTCTTTCTCCGGACACTTTTTGCCTTAGTAGCAGGGTCCTGGTCACAGTCTGGTTTGGGGGGCCGATCATGGAGTCCTGCCCGGTCCAGCCGGATGGAAGGTCAAGCCACGGGAATAATTTTCTTCCGTGTTGATTCTTGCTGCTTAAGCAGCGATTTCTCATAACCTGGGAGGTGTCTTACGTGAATCGATTCATGCGACTCGCTTCTGTAGTCTCCATCCTGCTGTTGCTCCTGGTCCTTTTCCTCGCTTACCCAGCGTCCGCGCATCCCCCTTCAACCATTAATCTGGCCTTTGACACGGGAACAAAGATCCTGCTTGTCAACATTCTCCACTCGGTCGGAGATCCGGCTGATCACTACATCGAAGAAGTATATGTTTTTCTCAACGGGGCAACAATTATCGAACAGAAGATGCTCTCGCAATTCAGTGCCGGGGAACAGGTAGTGCAGTACCTGATCATTGACGCGGAACCAGGAGACACCCTGGAGGTCTGGGCGGAGTGTAGCAGGTTTGGCGACCTTGCCTCACGTCTCGTCATCGAATAATTGTCAATATGATCATTTTCCCGTCAGGTAGATCACCCCTTCGTTCTACGGGGGGGACATGATCACTGTCCGACGACAAAATGCAATTCGGTTGTTTGTTTTGTCTTTCCGTTGTACTATAAAATAGAATCAATGCTTTTCGCTCTAATCTTCTTCAGTGCCGAACCAGATTTTTTTTAACGAGAGGACAAATATGGCGTCTGATAGGACCTGCGGTTTTAGTTTCCATCAACTAAACTAGTGCTACTCAGACACATATAGCTTGATTTCTTACGCTTTCCATGCCATCCTGCATTCCCGCTAACACCTAACGAGTCGGTTGTAGGATAGTCCGAAAGTCGTTGAAGCACCTGCATCTTGAGCATTTCCTGCTTGCATGTTCCCTCGTTATGTGATAGACTATACATAACGAGGAGGTGGCTGTGTGGTTGCTATCATTCGGCAAAAGGACACACGCTCCGGAATCACCTACATCTACGAATCCTTCT carries:
- a CDS encoding SagB/ThcOx family dehydrogenase, producing MNEQVGEIFQEKTKYSRTSTRPAMRALSSPPGTYKVYPSHPVVELPPPGSPAQNSLDTVLRKRMSVREYLDRPLFLAQVSYLLWATNGLLRQSGGHGFRTVPSAGALYPLETYLVANRVADLPSGVYHYSVREHRLSEIRRGDFRQALSNAGLGQEMLRQAGAVFIWTAVFGRSRWKYGERAYRYVYLDAGHSAQNLALAACALDLGTCQIGALFDSEVNDLVGVDGHEESVLYMSTVGYPTH
- a CDS encoding HAD-IA family hydrolase, giving the protein MRFRDLIWDFDGTLFDTYPAMSRALRYALQQLGHDCPQEEIANHLKITLQHAIESYAKRLAIRAEILRDAYDRLKNPLQMALAQPFPGAGKICAAVAGAGGRNFILTHKEKALTQILLENHRMVGLFTALVSGDDGFPRKPSPEGFLHLVARYGLTPRTTLTVGDRAIDIQAARAAGLPTCYIGTIAPEDLRVDFSVTNLTELAALLF
- a CDS encoding DUF2007 domain-containing protein, which encodes MKYRSIITVSHRMEAELIKGHLEAEGVLVLLRPSTEPYGGEAFFGDAGPLEILVPEDQAERASSVINDVLGATSEDEDDHAEI
- a CDS encoding aminopeptidase → MSDSRLGKLAEVLVTYSTEVKPGERVFIMSEDAAIPYIEEVAMRAIRAGAVVETVVSLEAVFRARLREASEEALDQKNLIFSTVIEHADVFLSAWGGWNTRARMHLEPDRIRRALRADAETRRMFSERMGNGRIRWCGTQYPTHADGQEAGMSLEEYQDFVYTAGMLDQPDPVAAWKDLAAKQERWVRYLNRKSELHIVSAGTDIRVGIGGRRWINCCGKVNFPDGEIFTSPVEDRVEGMIRFNFPGIFQGREIEGIELEVKQGKIVRAGAVKGEELLRSLLGTDAGSALFGEVAIGTNENITRFTRNMLFDEKIGGTVHMAVGDSMIEAGGKNRSSLHWDMLCDMRDGGRIYADGELFHQDGLFREDVLGGIGYN